Genomic window (Gasterosteus aculeatus chromosome 1, fGasAcu3.hap1.1, whole genome shotgun sequence):
CAACgtgcagaggtgtcaaaagtattcacattcattgaagtacagatactagggtttaaaaagactcctgtagaagtttaagtaccaactcaagctttttacttaagtaaaagtataaaagtactggtttcaaaactacttaaagtataaaagtaaaagtaatgtaagaaattccattaaggaaaaactcttaatgcgtaacctcgctcacacaacacgtcagtccgttacaatgtgatcagaaggtgcctgcagatcacgagcaaatacagaatccctttgtgttcctttccaaagccgcattaagacacgcatcactttatttaatacgctgcttgcaagtcgctgtgttttGCCAGAcgctcaataaaacatttaggacaaacccacggtcatgaagatactcatctaacattacatggactctgcgtgaggaagaggaagaggagggtccatgtcgataaataccaactttccaccgaccacttttcccagcCGGTATCACTCCGATCTGCCGGTGTTCTATCATTttctacttgtcgagaactgctacTTTGTAGTATTGGGCCGAGTCAATTTTCCaggtttccttgacacgcccataatattttgcaaccctgtcggtgaacgacgcgTTAAcggagtaacatcctcaaaatcccgattatttcctcttttggccacgttaagtacattgagcgtgtagattgtacaatgactgttctcttgaaattaaatattaaataattgcatggactgtgtatccttgCCTCCGTCTGATAGACAGAGCCATCGATTTATGCAGCAATAGCAATTCTCGACAAAGCAGCAAAAATCGACAGAACACCGGCGCATCgcagagaaaaccaatcgggtgtctggatgctcaatgtttatacttctcatccaaccacaatcacattcactctgtccgcatagcggcgtttatctggagaagccggaagtaacgagactgtttttaaacagaagtaaaaagtcgtctgaaaaataaatactccagtaaagtatagataaccaaaatttctacttaagtacagtaacgaggtatttgtacttcgttactttcACCTCTGTCAACGTGTCACTCAGAGGGAACTTTCTGTCAATCTACATCATCTAATCAGATTCACAAGCCAATCGGAACGTCTTGATTTTCTCTCTGGTTTTCTCTCTGACGCCTTGAGATGTCCTATTGATCAATGTGTTTCACTTCACTGCTTCTATGTCGTCAACACTTGTGCGCAGCTTcattggacgacatctgggaaGAAGGCCCTCCACACACCTGCTGAGGGAACATCTCTGCTGCGGCTGTGGGGGTTCGACGTCTTTTCTCACCAGCATCTATCATGCCAAAGTACCTTTTTTCCGTTCGATTGATACGGTTATTTTAAACCCGGGGTGGCCAGTGGTCGATCGCAAAGGCAGTGCCAGTAGATTGCCGACCATCAATCCTTGCTcactaacggacgcatttaatttcattcataaGAAAGGTAATGAACAAGAATGTATGGAATGGCTCAATGTTTTCTtcatattattttcttttattgagGGGATTGCTGTGACACGGGTGGCCCGGCTCTTCCTAaatcattttttcattattaggCAACTAACATTCATACGATATCATAATGGGTTAATGCCCCTGAGACGGATTGGTGCATCTTGGAGGATCAATCATGCTGTTCATGCTTTCTTCCTGCATTGGTATACGCACCCTTCACTTTGGGACACTCAGACAGGACTGATGCTGACGCTAAACTTTACAACCAGATCCTAATTACAATAGTCACCTTTCGCACCAAATGGGAAAATTAGTTGAATTTAAACCAAACAGAGAATTGGTGGATGCACTAAAAATGGTAAACAAATCTACGTCCTGTGCCAGACTTGGTCTTATTCAGTTTAAAGTTGTCCACAgtaacccctcccccctcaaaaaagtccaaatatgtAAGATGGAATAGTCACGTGTCAAATTAAGTATAGCATAATGCCATGGCAAAAAATGCTACAATTCTCTGTCCTGATGCTCCGAGGTAGGAAACTTCTCAATATTATCTGCTGCACTTTGTATTTTCCTCTTCATGTTTGTTATGAAGGTCGTCCCAGCTCCGACGTGGACGTTGAAGCTGACATTTGTTGCCTTTGTTGGTTCACAGAGAAAAGACAGGAGGTTTTGGGTGAGAAGCAGACTTCAAGGTCAAATTGTGCATAGTATAATGCAATGGCAAAGAAGCTAATTAGCAATTAAGGGACTTGATAATCCAAAAGATTGTTGCAACTTCCACCTAAACTCATCTTCTGTTTTTGCATAACAACCTGGGTTCACTTCTCTGAAACAACCAGTGGGGACAAAGCCCCCACTACTACCTCCATGGTAGCGCACTCAAGACTTGGCAgtggtgggatttgaacccactaGCACTTGCAGAGGTTTTGGCCACTACAGCACTACACCACTACGCCACCAGTCCTGCTCACAATTGAGGAACTTTATTTCTCCTATTTAACCGTGAGAATGTGAGTTAAACCTCAAAACTCAAAACTAAGCCTCTATTCCACATCTGGGCTTGAACCATCAACCTATAGGTGCAGGCATAGGTTTGAGACAGCAGCTCTTCAGCTGAGCTACCTCGCCACTCACTAAACAACTCTTCGTTTCTCGTATCAAAGACTTCATTTCTTGTATTTGACCTCGAGATTACGAGCTAAACCGCAAAAATCTTTCAAGGAACGCCCCCTTGAAGCGGCTTGAACCAACAACCTCAGACAGCAGGTTGGAGCCTGCAGCCCTTCGGTTGTTCCCTTGTGCTATTCAGCCACATGCTTCATGATCTCTCTCATTTCTCCTATTAGACCTTGGGATTGCTGACTGAAACCTCAAAAGTACTTCAAGCTTGATCCTATGACTGCACGCAAACCCTCCTTCTGGGAGAGCAGGTTTGAACCGTGGACCATCCACACCTCAACCTTCCTGCTATCTCCCTGCACTGTTCCACCGCACACCTGTGCCGCTGGACTTTGTCAAGTCAATGAGACGAACCTCAATACTCTCATAGACTCACAGGCTGGAAGCCACATCCGTTCCGTACCGTTATAATACAATTGCAGGTCAAGTAAAGTCATAATATGGCTAATAAGGTCTTAGTTGATTTCACTACTTCTATGACTGTTGTTTATTTCACAAGTTGTGTACGTTGTAGGAGGATCCTCTGAGtttcctcctcagcagagtGAAGAACAAATGGCAGAAGAAATGAGCAGGTTTGTCCTTCAGGGATTAGCTGACCCAGATGAGGAGCTGATGGGAACCAACACACGGCACCCTGAGGAGAAAGGATCGAAGCCCAAATGTGGCTCAGGAGGTCGCAGGTCTGCTTTAATTCTGCCAGAACTCAATATGATTCATGTTTTCAACCacttgtttaatgtttaatataTAAATTGCAGAACAATGTCTCCTTCTTGAGAAGATTCTtgaaattgtgtttatttcagaggtttatttgttttatctgttttatcaGAGCTGCATGAAGGCGGTGTGAACAAATAGCTCAGTCAGAAGAAGTCAAAAGGCAACAAAGAGGAATGTTATAGGGGGAATGACATGGTGGCGTGGTCACGGTGTTGGGTGGTGGTGTCCACCCGGGTTCGAATCCCACCACAGCGAGGACATCAGTGTGCATCGCCGCGGTACAGTAGAGACGTCCGGGCTTTCCCCACTGTCAAAGTTACATCTCAGAGTAACtgcagagcagaagaagaaacccgTCGTCCTCAGCCCTGGAAACTGCGCCCTCgtgtggagagaaaagaagcgAAACAAAGGACATTAGTACATTTTATGGAAAACAATATTATGACTGATCATGTAAATCATGTTAGGGGGTGGCATGGTGGTTAGTCACCTCACATCAGGAAGGTCCTGGGttggactccgcccagtggcctgtctgtgtggagtctgcgtgggttctctctgagtactctggcttcctcccacagtccaaagatgtgccctggggatcaggttgggATCAATTGGTGATGCTAAattgtgtgaatggttgtatgtctctttgttagccctgcgattggctggcgaccactctagggtgaaccccgtcttttgcccgaagttggctgggatagactcccgcgaccctgtgtggataagcggtttgctggtggatggatggataaatcaTGTTAAATAAACCACCTGTTAAACTCGTTTCTTTTATGATATTAATGAATTGCTAGAACTAGATACTATAAGATATTATCTTACTTTAGACTACAGACATAATATACACTACACAAAATGTTGCATCATGCTCTGTATCCCCGTGAttcagtttagattttttaacCCAATAAATACTCATCCCCACACATCATCCCAAGTGATAGATAGAGGACGCCCCCCAGTGTCCAACACGAGGAAATGCATCTCTTTAAGGATGGATAGAAACGGCAACTTCAAATGAGTTAAAACATGTCTGGCCGGGTGAAGTGGGGGCAGGGAGGTTTTCATATGCAAGGTTGGAGAAGTAACAGATGCTGCTTCAAATTAGGGTGTACTGTCACTTTAAGTACCATCAGCAGGAGCATCGCGATAGCACCGAGTCCACGTGTGATTTGGAGTTACAGCGCGGGAGTTGGCGGCTACTGACAACACAGAGAGTTTTATCTTTTAGTATCAAGGCTGCTCGAGATAACTACTTGTTCTGCGGGTTAGTGTAAGAAGTCATTAATTAATAAAGCTGAACCACCGTGTAAGTTAAGATGTATGTTAACTGTTGAAGGGGGGTTAGCACAGTGCACGTGTAAGCTAACGTTACACGTGCACGTGGAGAGTGAGGGTTAAGGGGTTGTGTCTCACCTTCACAGTCCAacaacgtttctttttttcgaAACATAAGGCATGAGACAGAACAGAGTGAGAAGAGTCAGTCTGGTGACAGGTGGGACAGACAAACAGCATTGGAACAAAGACGGAGGTTTGGACCTTGAACATCACATTCGGGTGGGATATTTATAATGCAACACacgcacatagacacacacacaaacacacacacggaggtaCGTGTGCTTTTACCCAGTGGTTTGTTCTTGGGCTGGATGCCTCTGCGCGTGGTGGAGAGCCTCGCTCCTGATCGGCCTCGGGGTTCATTCTTTGGAATGGACAGCAGGGGGCGACGCAGCTGCAGGATGACACCCACCATTAGAACCTCCTAGAAGTTAGCGTTGCAAATGCGTCAAAATGCTCTCCACACATCTGGCGTATTTGTCCATTTGTTGATAAAGAAAAGACGTTCACAAGTTGATTCAAATTGAAACCCTTATTTCATTTAAGGACTTTTGAAGGTTTTATATGTAGTGACTTGTTTCCTTAAATCTCGCCGCTTTAGGCTCTATGATCATTGTTCATAGACACAAAAATACACCCACGTGACGAGAACAAAAGGCCACCGCATCCCAGCTCAGCTTGTTTTCTGTGCCCACGATAAGATGTTGCCGCTCCTCTACCCGTTCACTCACTACACAACAAGTCACAAGACAGCCAATCACAGTGCTGGCGTGACTGACACGGTGACAACACAACAAGGGATATTAGTTTTCAAATTCCCCCTTCTCCTAAAGTAAGACACTGTTAAATCATGATTGGTCAGATTGCAGGTTTGCAAAATTCGACAAaactacacagaaaacaaaagtgTCCTTATATCATAGTTGCCACCCCAGTTCCCTCTTGCCCCTACAGACCGGTGCTCCCTCTGAGCCAGCGGGGCTCGTTCTGACGTCATGGAAGAGGACGCAGACGGGCAGGAGTTTGTATTTTTGCCAAACTGTGGTGTGAACATTTTATAACATTCTCTTCGTCCCACCTTTTAtacttttgtattatttaaagcAGTAAAATGTGAAAAGTGATGACGAAGTAGCATAAAGAATAGTAGCTCTACTCTTGTGGAATTCCTTTTTTCAGTCCGGTGTTTACATTCTTAGTTTCTGCAATACGCTGCAACTTCAGCTGCTTTTAATGTATGTAACCTGCAGTACAAACACGGTTTATTACCATTATTATTAATGATTATATTGAGGATTGAGGCCTcttgaggatgaggatgagggcgGGGCGGACGGCCTTGGACGACCAGTCGGTGATGGGAAGCATCTCCATGATGTAGCGCCGCAGCCCGCGGCTCTACATGGTCAGGGTGTCGTAGGGGGCCAACTTCAGCAGGGCGTGGGCGATCTCCGCCAGCCTGGGAAACACACAGTGTACCTCAGCAGTGATATGGAGCCACACAATAGAATGAATGACCTAAGGAATGACACATGTAGCCAGAAATCATGTAAAATTGCATGGAAGTAAAGGAATATAAAATCCTGCTGCAACATCAGGCCCAGCTTAGTTCTAAAATCCACACGAATGAGTCACACCCCTCAATCGAGCAACTTCTAGGAAAACAATATACAAACTTGTATCACCAAGTCTGGGTTCCTTGAGCAAACCTCATCACCTCATGTGGGACTTGATGTCCAGCAGCTCCAGTGCCGTGACCCGCGGCTCCCCGGCCACGTTCTGCAGGATTTTGAGTCGCGGCCCGCAATGTTTGTAAAACTCGGTGCAAATGTTCAACAGCGATTCCCCGGGCCGCCGGAACTCTTCCCTGGCGATGCGctcatccagctcctccctcGGCATGCCCTGGCCTTCCTCCAGCAGGTGCAGCTTGTCCCTGAGGTCAGTGTTGAACCCTAGCCGACTACCAGGGCCAGTCACAAGAATCCTGCtcccagaatatttatccagccttattAACGTACATCaaccctccagagccctgagATCAGCTGACCAGTTGCTTCTGAACATTCCTCGGTCGTTCCTTAAAACGAAAAGGAGATCGAGCCTTTGCAGTAGCGGCCCCCACACTGTGGACTGCTTTGCCGTCTTCTGTGCGGTCTGCGACGAGCCTTTCTACTTTTAAAACACGCCTTAAGACCCACTTGTTTACcttggcctttggctgagttaagtcCCCTGTATTGGATATAGCCAGAGATAAAATGCCACAACGTGAATGTGCTAGTGACAGTTCACCTAAAGAGCGTCAGCGTAGAGGCTTCTGAGCCTTCACAAGCTCCAGAGCGTCCAGAGCGTCCTTGGTCTCCCCCTCTAGAGAGATCAGCAGGTCAAACAGACTGGTGCTGGTCTAGAATCGCAAGTAAAGACAGAAAGCAACGTGTTTATTAAGTATCCAATTGATTGgaatatactgtgtgtgtgtgtgtgtgtgtgtgtgtgtgtgtgtgtgtgtgtgtgtgtgtgtgtgtgtgtgtgcagtctcACTGTGAATTCCAGCTGTGGAGCTGTCAAACAGCTGCAGGACAAAGGGTTTGCGGTGGAGGATGTAGAACTGCCGGCAGCAGACCTCGACGCCTCAGTAAAGGGTCGAAACGAGTCGGTCGACGCacc
Coding sequences:
- the LOC120829656 gene encoding protein unc-80 homolog — its product is MPREELDERIAREEFRRPGESLLNICTEFYKHCGPRLKILQNVAGEPRVTALELLDIKSHMRLAEIAHALLKLAPYDTLTM